Genomic window (Streptococcus porcinus):
TGAATGCCTTACAAAAAGGGGATGAAGTGGTTACAATTGGAGGCATGTATGCCGTAGTTGACGAGGTCGACCAAGCAGCCAATAAAATCACTTTAGACGTAGACGGTGTTTATCTACCATTTGAGTTGACAGCAGTTAAACGTGTTGTCACAAAAGCGGATGCAGAAGTGGAAACAGCTATCACTACTGAAGAAGTTGTCACACCAGAAGTGCCAGAAACTGACTTACCAGTTACTGAAGAGACAACTATCCAAAAGCAAGATGAGCCGACTATTAAAGAGTAAGATAAAATCACACGTTTTATCGTGAAGTCGCTAATTTTTGTTTTACTTATTGTAAAAGAGCATCTAAACTTAGCTAATTTTTAGCTGTTAGAGCTCTTTTTTTGTGGAATTAGTCGTTAAATGCTAAGTCAATTACGTTTATTTATGGTAGAATAAAGTAAGTACGCTTAAATAAGGAAATGACATGTTACGCTTAAAAT
Coding sequences:
- the yajC gene encoding preprotein translocase subunit YajC → MGFSTIIMFVVFIGLIFFMQRQQKKQAQERQNQMNALQKGDEVVTIGGMYAVVDEVDQAANKITLDVDGVYLPFELTAVKRVVTKADAEVETAITTEEVVTPEVPETDLPVTEETTIQKQDEPTIKE